AATTATTAAATTCTTCAAAATTACCAACTAAGATCCCGAAAATATTATCTAATATTAATTTTATTTCGTATCTTAAACAGGATAAAAAAATGTATTATAATCAGTACAATATGGTACTACTAAAATCTATTGGTTCTGCAGAATTATATTTAAATCTCGATAAAAAAATAATTCTTAAAGCAATTCATTTATCTTTTTAATTTTTTATTATTGATTATTTATATTAGAAGTTATATAACTATTTTAGTTATTATTTTTTATTAGAAAGAGATAATTTAATGAATCGATATTTAATTTCAGCGTCAATTTTATCAGCTAATTTTGCTTTACTAGGTGAAGATGTTGATAGAGTTATTAATGCAGGTTCTGATATGATACATTTTGATTGTATGGATGGTCAATATGTTCCTAATTTAACTTTTGGACCAATAATTTGTAAATCGTTAAGAAATTATGGAATTAAACATCCTATTGAAATTCATTTAATGACTCGATCTATTAATAAATTAATACCTAAGTTTGTAGAATCTGGAGCTACTCATATTACTATTCATCCTGAATTAGTAAAAAATCTTGATTATACGTTAAAACTAATTAAAAGTTATGGTTGTAAAAGAGGTGTTGCATTGAATCCTGCAACTTCTTTACATTATTTGGATTACGTCTTAGATGAATTAGATCACATTTTAATTATGTCTGTTAATCCTGGTTTTGCTGGACAATCTTTTATAAAAAAGACATTGTTGAAAATTAAACAAATAAAAAAAATTATTGTTGATAGTGGTTTTTCTATTAATCTAGAAGTTGATGGAGGAATTAATATAAATAATGTTAAAAATATTGCAAAATCAGGTGCTAATATTTTTATTATAGGCTCTGCAATATTTAAACAATCTGATTATCATTTTGTAATATCTTCTATTCGTCAAAATCTATTTAATATAGATGAATAATTTTATATTATTTATATAATTGTTGTATATAACAGATATAAAAAAGATTTATTAAAATTTTTTATTAAGAAAAATGAAAAAAGATAAAAAAATTGAATTTAATAAAAGAAAAAAAATTTTATTTAGTGGTACTCAGCCATCTGGATTATTAACAATTGGAAATTATATTGGAGCAATAAAACAATGGGTTTTAATGCAAAATAAAAATAATTATAATTGTATCTTTTGTATAGTAGATCATCATACTGTCACTAAAAAACAAGATCCTGATAATATGAAGAAAAATATAATAGATACTTTAGCATTGTATTTAGCTTGTGGCATTAACCCTAAAAAATCTATTGTATTTATACAATCACATGTTCAAGAACATGTAGAATTGAATTGGATATTAAGTTGTTATACATATTTTGGCGAATTAAAACGAATGACTCAATTTAAAAAAAATTTAAATAACAGAAAAATATCTCAAAACGTTGGATTATTTAATTATCCAATTTTAATGGCTTCAGATATTTTATTATATCAATCTAATGTTGTTCCAGTTGGATTAGATCAAAAACAACATATAGAATTGACAATAAATATAGCTAAAAGATTTAATAAAATATATGGC
The window above is part of the Arsenophonus sp. genome. Proteins encoded here:
- the rpe gene encoding ribulose-phosphate 3-epimerase, coding for MNRYLISASILSANFALLGEDVDRVINAGSDMIHFDCMDGQYVPNLTFGPIICKSLRNYGIKHPIEIHLMTRSINKLIPKFVESGATHITIHPELVKNLDYTLKLIKSYGCKRGVALNPATSLHYLDYVLDELDHILIMSVNPGFAGQSFIKKTLLKIKQIKKIIVDSGFSINLEVDGGININNVKNIAKSGANIFIIGSAIFKQSDYHFVISSIRQNLFNIDE
- the trpS gene encoding tryptophan--tRNA ligase; the protein is MKKDKKIEFNKRKKILFSGTQPSGLLTIGNYIGAIKQWVLMQNKNNYNCIFCIVDHHTVTKKQDPDNMKKNIIDTLALYLACGINPKKSIVFIQSHVQEHVELNWILSCYTYFGELKRMTQFKKNLNNRKISQNVGLFNYPILMASDILLYQSNVVPVGLDQKQHIELTINIAKRFNKIYGDIFVIPQPCFSKKGKKILSLQQLDKKMSKSDRNKNNIITLLEDPKQVVKKITRATTDSENPPKVFFDLKNKIGISNLMNIFSGITGNSYELIEKEFKGKLYQEFKLSLSEVVSSFLKDIQNKFLEFKSNKKFLMDIVLDGADQAKKIAKHNIRKIKESIGYI